A single genomic interval of Zonotrichia albicollis isolate bZonAlb1 chromosome 33, bZonAlb1.hap1, whole genome shotgun sequence harbors:
- the CSRNP2 gene encoding cysteine/serine-rich nuclear protein 2: protein MAALPSAGIKRKQEDAGPGSGSVASDDEIATSDSGDSCDSGGSTGSAAPPSILRRSRARRGGKRVRFAQVTVYYFARRQGFTCVPSAGGSSLGMAPRHHRARRYSLSQFAHLRQVSHRQHLRQHLRREKLRARRRELTQNGTVPSAEAAGLTLADVSDDDLDVGQVEVGDYFYLQPLPTKRRRALLRASGVRRIDAEERQELRALRLSREQCGCHCRLTCEPRTCACSQAGIQCQVDRTSFPCGCSRDGCGNVAGRIEFNPLRVRTHFLHTLMKLELESRRQGEEEEEEGAAGPSWPPPQPPETQDFQEYLAENERAVLHLQTAEELERLKAEEDSGSGSGGEGGGLCVLGEPLDDPWQVKAAPCPGLGSTLLIPAQFPLESPVLCYPQGQGGSQPYLPDAPGLLCQLEPRAPAKGGSGHVEPPAPASSPPGKELGVPPVPASKEGAPQNLPEHLEQPHLPI, encoded by the exons ATGGCCGCGCTCCCGAGCGCCGGGATCAAGCGCAAACAGGAGGATGCGGGACCGGGATCGGGATCGGTCGCCTCGGACGACGAGATCGCCACGAGCGACAGCGGCGACAGCTGCGACAGCGGCGGCAGCACCGGCAGCGCCGCCC ccccgtCCATCCTGCGGCGCTCCCGGGCGCGCCGGGGCGGGAAGCGCGTGCGCTTTGCCCAGGTCACCGTTTATTACTTTGCCCGGCGCCAGGGCTTCACCTGCGTGCCCAGCGCCGggggcagctccctgggcaTGGCCCCGCGGCACCACCGCGCCCGCAGGTACAGCCTCAGCCAGTTCGCTCACCTGCGCCAGGTGAGCCACCGGCAGCACCTGCGGCAGCACCTGCGGCGGGAGAAACTGCGCGCCAGGAGGAGAGAG ctGACCCAGAACGGGACGGTGCCGTCGGCCGAGGCCGCGGGGCTGACCCTGGCCGACGTGTCGGACGATGACCTGGACGTGGGGCAGGTGGAGGTGGGCGATTATTTCTACCTGCAGCCGCTGCCCACCAAGCGGCGCCGGGCGCTGCTGCGCGCCTCGGGCGTGCGCCGGATCGACGCCGAGGAGCGCCAGGAGCTGCGGGCGCTGCGCCTGTCCCGCGAGCAGTGCGGGTGCCACTGCCGCCTCACCTGCGAGCCGCGCACCTGCGCCTGCAGCCAGGCGGGCATCCAGTGCCAG gtggaTCGCACCTCGTTCCCCTGCGGGTGCTCGCGGGACGGCTGTGGGAACGTGGCCGGGCGCATCGAGTTCAACCCGCTGCGGGTGCGCACGCACTTCCTGCACACGCTGAtgaagctggagctggagagCCGGCGCCagggcgaggaggaggaggaggaaggagctgcgGGCCCCAGCTGGccgcccccccagccccccgaGACTCAGGACTTCCAGGAGTACCTGGCCGAGAACGAGCGGGCGGTGCTGCACCTGCAGACGGCCGAGGAGCTGGAGAGGCTGAAGGCTGAGGAAGACTCTGGAAGCGGctctgggggagaggggggCGGGCTCTGCGTGCTGGGGGAGCCCCTGGATGACCCCTGGCAGGTGAAGGCTGCCCCGTGCCCCGGGCTCGGCTCCACCCTCCTCATCCCCGCCCAGTTCCCGCTGGAGTCCCCTGTGCTGTGCTACCCCCAGGGCCAGGGGGGCTCCCAGCCCTACCTGCCCGATGCCCCcgggctcctgtgccagctggagcCTCGGGCACCTGCCAAGGGAGGCAGTGGGCACGTGGAGCCCCCAGCTCCGGCCTCCAGCCCCCCcgggaaggagctgggggtcccacctgtccctgcgAGCAAGGAGGGAGCgccccaaaacctcccagagcacctggagcagccccacctGCCCATATGA